In Pseudobdellovibrionaceae bacterium, the following proteins share a genomic window:
- a CDS encoding cyclic nucleotide-binding domain-containing protein gives MMEFSFVHLFWAFFLGLVSAASLPLGSWVGLITQPKSKMIGLLAAFGAGALLAALSIELVAPTVNALVASAHDGGGGHGHGDGSPLAAFLSMLFGAGVGSVLFVVLDQLVNAHGGFLRKSATTMAYFTKRKAKRHYEVLKELSRIEVFQSIPNEAVQELVELVQPVLFNPEEILFNQGEPGEELFFIQSGEVSLHQDGVLFKTLGANSILGEMALFTGEHRSAMAKAEAAVSCLMLRKVDFDRLRQKFPKLDQALRKMVLDRLDELREIREHRERENENWAREAAAALRTGSELPSRQELRTAHEEHSGAPMAIWLGILLDGIPESFVIGTGLLAIMAGKQSAGVEIGFFDVVPYTLIAGLFLSNFPEALSSSVGMKDQGMKSSRILMLWLSLAIMTGVGAGIGYTVGESLSHTFVIGIEGVAAGAMLTMIAAAMVPEAAHRGGGNLTGVGTLLGFVAAISFKLLE, from the coding sequence ATGATGGAGTTCAGTTTTGTCCATCTTTTTTGGGCGTTTTTTTTGGGCCTAGTGAGTGCTGCGTCTCTGCCATTGGGTTCATGGGTTGGACTCATTACTCAGCCAAAGAGCAAGATGATTGGCCTTCTGGCAGCGTTCGGGGCGGGCGCGTTATTGGCAGCCTTGTCCATTGAATTGGTTGCGCCGACGGTAAATGCCCTTGTCGCCTCAGCACATGATGGGGGAGGGGGACACGGCCATGGAGATGGGAGTCCCTTGGCGGCATTTTTGTCCATGCTCTTTGGAGCCGGAGTCGGTAGTGTCCTGTTTGTTGTTCTCGATCAACTGGTCAATGCCCACGGCGGGTTTTTGCGTAAATCCGCGACCACCATGGCCTACTTCACAAAGCGTAAGGCGAAACGGCATTATGAAGTTCTAAAAGAGCTGTCGCGAATTGAAGTTTTCCAATCTATTCCCAATGAAGCCGTCCAGGAGTTGGTTGAATTGGTTCAGCCCGTTCTTTTCAATCCGGAGGAGATTCTTTTTAATCAAGGGGAGCCCGGCGAGGAGTTGTTTTTTATCCAATCTGGGGAGGTGAGCCTCCATCAGGATGGGGTTTTGTTTAAAACTTTGGGAGCAAATTCAATTCTGGGTGAGATGGCGTTATTTACGGGAGAACATCGATCGGCGATGGCCAAGGCTGAAGCCGCGGTTAGCTGTTTGATGTTGCGCAAGGTTGATTTCGATCGATTAAGGCAAAAGTTCCCTAAATTGGATCAAGCCCTAAGGAAAATGGTTTTAGACCGTTTGGATGAGCTTCGGGAAATCCGTGAACATCGCGAGCGGGAAAATGAAAACTGGGCTAGAGAGGCAGCTGCGGCATTAAGAACGGGATCTGAACTTCCTTCGAGACAGGAACTGCGTACTGCCCATGAAGAGCATAGTGGAGCCCCCATGGCGATATGGCTGGGCATCCTTCTTGATGGAATTCCAGAGAGTTTTGTCATCGGAACGGGCCTGCTTGCCATTATGGCAGGAAAGCAAAGTGCTGGTGTGGAGATTGGCTTTTTTGATGTGGTTCCTTACACTCTTATTGCTGGCTTATTCCTCTCTAATTTTCCTGAAGCCTTATCGAGTTCTGTCGGCATGAAGGACCAAGGGATGAAGTCCTCGCGCATTTTGATGTTGTGGCTTTCTTTGGCCATCATGACAGGGGTCGGGGCGGGAATTGGCTATACAGTTGGCGAATCCCTGTCACACACATTTGTCATCGGGATCGAAGGTGTAGCAGCAGGGGCCATGCTCACCATGATTGCGGCAGCCATGGTGCCTGAGGCCGCTCACCGGGGAGGTGGGAACCTCACCGGGGTGGGGACTCTGCTTGGCTTTGTGGCGGCGATTTCGTTTAAACTACTTGAATAA
- a CDS encoding ion transporter produces the protein MRELREKLHRIIFEAETSSGRAFDVTLIILVVLSVAVVMMESVDSVRREYLFELTVLEWVFTILFTVEYLLRLFCVHRPLRYVFSFFGLVDFFSIVPTYLSLIFPGVQGLLIIRGLRLLRVFRVLKLQRYTHAGGILQAALHQSRHKITVFLGVVVTMVFIIGTIMYLVEGRENGFTSIPKSVYWAIVTMTTVGYGDIAPQTPLGQLISSLLMIAGYGIIAVPTGIVSVEMANVTRKKEFTRTCRHCTKEGHDYDAKFCNECGQVLD, from the coding sequence ATGAGGGAACTTCGGGAAAAACTTCACCGCATCATTTTTGAGGCCGAAACGTCATCGGGCCGTGCCTTTGACGTGACCCTGATCATTCTTGTAGTCCTCAGTGTGGCTGTGGTCATGATGGAGAGTGTGGATTCCGTTAGGAGGGAGTACCTGTTTGAGCTGACGGTTCTTGAGTGGGTTTTCACCATTTTGTTCACTGTCGAGTATTTACTTCGCCTATTTTGTGTCCATCGACCTCTGCGATATGTTTTTAGTTTTTTTGGTTTGGTGGATTTCTTTTCAATTGTACCCACCTACCTTAGTTTGATCTTCCCAGGTGTGCAGGGACTCCTCATCATAAGGGGATTGAGATTGTTAAGAGTCTTTCGCGTCCTGAAACTCCAACGCTACACCCATGCCGGAGGGATTTTGCAGGCGGCCCTCCACCAGAGCCGACATAAGATAACGGTGTTTCTGGGAGTGGTTGTGACCATGGTGTTTATTATTGGCACCATTATGTATCTGGTGGAGGGCCGGGAGAACGGCTTTACCAGTATACCCAAGTCGGTCTACTGGGCGATTGTGACGATGACGACGGTCGGTTACGGAGACATTGCTCCGCAGACGCCGTTGGGACAGCTGATCTCTTCGCTGTTGATGATTGCTGGATATGGAATCATTGCCGTGCCCACGGGAATTGTTTCGGTTGAAATGGCTAACGTGACTCGCAAGAAGGAATTTACCCGCACCTGCCGTCATTGCACGAAAGAGGGCCATGATTATGATGCCAAATTTTGCAATGAATGTGGGCAGGTTTTAGACTGA
- a CDS encoding SCO family protein, translating to MEKSQFSIPAKLFFVFTFVVTLASLWMFLQERRHESFLGGDFTLNHGGEAWQFSDHSKDLNLLYIGYTKCPDVCPLRMIKIREALAELGAQNLEDVQPIFISVDTDNDKPEEVSAYAQYFLKGFVGLTGTQTEVNKAISLFGATYSKSVEPNSELGYSYIHTDRLYFLDRKGRVLDSLVAPTDAAEILAKVKELL from the coding sequence GTGGAAAAAAGTCAATTTAGCATTCCGGCGAAGCTCTTTTTTGTGTTCACCTTTGTTGTGACCCTGGCATCCCTGTGGATGTTCCTGCAGGAACGTCGGCATGAGAGTTTTTTAGGCGGTGATTTCACCTTGAATCATGGTGGCGAGGCCTGGCAGTTTTCGGATCACTCTAAAGACCTCAATCTGCTCTACATTGGTTACACCAAATGCCCAGATGTGTGTCCCTTGCGCATGATCAAGATCCGTGAAGCCCTGGCGGAGCTGGGAGCCCAGAACCTAGAGGATGTGCAACCCATTTTTATCAGCGTGGACACGGATAATGACAAGCCGGAGGAGGTTTCTGCCTATGCTCAGTACTTTCTCAAGGGCTTTGTCGGCTTGACCGGTACTCAAACCGAGGTGAACAAGGCGATTTCGCTTTTTGGAGCCACCTATTCGAAAAGCGTCGAACCCAATTCCGAGCTTGGGTATTCCTATATTCATACAGATCGTTTGTACTTTTTGGATCGGAAGGGGCGAGTTCTGGATAGCTTGGTGGCGCCGACGGATGCCGCTGAGATTCTTGCTAAAGTGAAGGAGTTGTTGTGA
- a CDS encoding deoxyribodipyrimidine photo-lyase encodes MTYSKSLVWFRRDLRLQDHRALSEACRQSKQVYVVFVLDTNILNRLSEKQDRRVAFIHEALVDLDKGLMSHGGRLIVLHGNPIELIPQLAQELAVEAVFTNEDYEAYAKTRDHQVAKALHNLGVDWHSFKDHVVFSGSEILKSDGTPYRVFTPYKKAWLRALKADHVAEAKPNFKRLASMSPAMAKKWSLPGLPALGFKAVDSGMEATVKAAKKALADFKKQMKAYADRRDFPAEKGTSQLSVYLRFGLISIRSCVRAARETRSKGAQTWLSELIWRDFYQMILDQFPHVESEAFQEKYRNIKWPGKPAHFKAWCKGQTGYPLVDAAMRQLNQAGWMHNRLRMVVASFLVKDLLIDWRKGEEYFATKLLDFDKAANNGGWQWCASTGCDAQPYFRIFNPVSQSKKFDPEGEFIRQWVPELAWFEDKDIHFPSDTPESRRPQGFQIGKDYPAPVVDHQNQRYLALRLFDGTKYLFRKHRKTGSAI; translated from the coding sequence ATGACCTATAGCAAGAGTTTGGTATGGTTCCGGCGGGATTTAAGACTCCAGGATCATCGGGCCCTGAGCGAAGCTTGTCGGCAATCGAAACAAGTCTATGTCGTCTTTGTTTTGGACACGAATATTCTGAATCGACTTTCGGAAAAACAAGATCGGCGGGTGGCTTTCATTCATGAAGCCCTGGTTGATTTGGATAAAGGCCTCATGTCCCATGGGGGCAGGCTGATTGTTCTTCATGGAAACCCGATCGAATTGATCCCTCAGCTCGCCCAAGAATTGGCAGTGGAGGCCGTCTTTACCAATGAGGACTACGAAGCTTACGCTAAAACAAGAGATCATCAGGTCGCAAAGGCTTTACACAATTTGGGAGTTGATTGGCACAGTTTCAAGGACCATGTGGTCTTTTCTGGTAGTGAGATCCTCAAGTCTGATGGCACTCCCTATCGGGTCTTCACCCCTTACAAAAAGGCATGGCTGAGGGCTCTCAAGGCCGACCATGTTGCAGAAGCAAAGCCAAATTTCAAGAGACTAGCCTCAATGAGTCCCGCTATGGCCAAAAAATGGTCTTTGCCAGGGCTCCCGGCGCTTGGTTTTAAAGCTGTCGATTCGGGCATGGAAGCAACGGTAAAGGCGGCGAAAAAGGCTTTGGCGGATTTCAAAAAACAGATGAAAGCCTATGCCGATCGAAGGGATTTTCCCGCTGAAAAGGGCACCTCTCAACTGTCGGTCTATTTACGCTTCGGCCTGATTTCGATACGCTCTTGTGTGCGCGCGGCGAGGGAGACTCGGTCCAAGGGGGCACAGACCTGGCTGTCGGAGTTGATCTGGCGGGATTTCTATCAAATGATTCTGGATCAGTTCCCTCACGTTGAATCCGAGGCTTTCCAGGAAAAGTACCGGAATATCAAATGGCCGGGAAAGCCCGCCCACTTCAAGGCCTGGTGCAAAGGGCAGACGGGCTACCCATTGGTGGATGCGGCCATGAGGCAGCTCAACCAGGCCGGGTGGATGCACAATCGTCTGCGCATGGTGGTGGCCAGTTTTCTGGTCAAGGATCTGCTGATTGATTGGCGCAAAGGGGAGGAATACTTCGCCACCAAGCTCCTGGATTTTGACAAGGCAGCCAATAACGGCGGCTGGCAGTGGTGCGCTTCGACCGGCTGTGATGCTCAACCTTACTTCCGTATTTTCAATCCGGTCTCCCAATCAAAAAAGTTCGATCCCGAAGGTGAGTTTATTCGCCAGTGGGTTCCCGAGTTGGCTTGGTTTGAGGACAAGGATATTCATTTTCCCTCTGACACCCCAGAATCCCGAAGGCCTCAAGGCTTTCAGATCGGCAAAGACTATCCGGCTCCAGTGGTCGATCACCAGAATCAGCGCTACCTGGCTTTGCGACTCTTCGATGGTACCAAGTACCTTTTTCGGAAGCATCGCAAAACAGGGAGCGCCATCTGA
- a CDS encoding copper chaperone PCu(A)C, which produces MMTRIVTKTLILVLISNLAWLAVAGKGGIGVKQSKIFLPLPGSHMTAGYAHIENQSAKAIKVSVSRVDHFAKAELHRTYEKDGRVGMEKVDEVVIEAGKALHLMPGGYHLMLFDPQGELKDGQIAKVHLLVDGFPAVFEFKLENRVSDRNVEEHHSHH; this is translated from the coding sequence GTGATGACAAGAATTGTGACCAAGACCTTGATTTTGGTGTTGATATCGAATCTGGCCTGGTTGGCGGTCGCGGGTAAGGGTGGGATCGGAGTTAAGCAATCCAAGATATTTTTGCCTTTGCCTGGCAGTCACATGACGGCGGGTTATGCTCACATAGAAAATCAGTCGGCGAAGGCGATTAAGGTTTCTGTCAGTCGTGTGGATCATTTTGCAAAGGCTGAGCTCCACCGGACCTATGAAAAGGATGGGCGAGTGGGAATGGAAAAGGTGGACGAGGTGGTCATTGAGGCCGGTAAGGCTCTGCACCTCATGCCAGGGGGTTACCATCTTATGCTGTTTGACCCTCAGGGAGAACTTAAGGATGGGCAAATAGCAAAAGTTCATCTACTGGTTGATGGTTTCCCAGCGGTTTTTGAGTTTAAACTCGAAAACCGGGTGTCTGACAGGAACGTCGAAGAGCACCACAGTCATCACTAA
- a CDS encoding DUF3592 domain-containing protein — protein sequence MEIAFLIVGLPFLVFGFILRHYLKRVADEGKRAIGTIVDHVKKPEAEHRTTWKQLIEVDGRFCLSSVASRPPSGEVGDPITVFINKRHPNKVYVHSRFLEALPPILIVMSLGFLAGFYFTFKWDRFSLIIAGVILAQLAYSLWKKSRQMGPAKQAWQKAQRDFTLYSEFLSDEELSQLIRLSRHPDAAQARRKWKPNRATGAVMMALAIAGFSGSIIWGQKRAQFIESAAKAPGKIVSSQRSSGSKSNVYYPIIDFYPQGSQESIRFKGDFGTSHPSWRVGDQVVVLYDPFDPQKAIMEDGLWMYFFPILIGGMAALFFLIGWANLFARSNRRKRSQPPGAHRPRRAA from the coding sequence ATGGAAATCGCATTTCTCATTGTGGGACTTCCCTTTTTGGTGTTCGGCTTCATTCTCCGCCACTATCTAAAACGCGTGGCCGATGAGGGCAAGCGCGCCATCGGCACCATTGTCGATCATGTGAAAAAGCCCGAGGCCGAACATCGCACCACCTGGAAACAACTGATTGAGGTCGACGGTCGCTTCTGTTTGTCGAGCGTGGCCTCACGCCCCCCATCCGGAGAAGTGGGAGATCCCATTACTGTCTTCATTAACAAAAGACACCCCAACAAAGTCTATGTGCACAGTCGGTTTTTGGAGGCTCTACCTCCCATCCTGATTGTGATGTCTCTTGGTTTTCTCGCTGGATTTTATTTTACCTTCAAATGGGACCGCTTCTCCTTGATCATTGCCGGAGTGATATTAGCCCAACTCGCCTACTCCCTATGGAAGAAGTCACGCCAGATGGGCCCCGCCAAACAGGCCTGGCAGAAAGCGCAAAGAGACTTCACTCTCTATAGCGAATTCCTCTCAGACGAAGAACTGAGCCAACTCATTCGCCTCAGCCGTCACCCAGATGCGGCCCAAGCTCGGCGAAAGTGGAAACCCAATCGGGCCACTGGTGCCGTGATGATGGCCTTAGCCATCGCTGGCTTTAGTGGCTCAATTATTTGGGGCCAGAAGCGGGCTCAGTTTATTGAGTCTGCCGCCAAGGCACCTGGCAAGATCGTCTCCTCACAGAGATCATCGGGTAGTAAGTCCAATGTCTATTACCCAATAATCGATTTCTACCCCCAGGGAAGTCAGGAATCGATTCGCTTTAAAGGTGACTTTGGCACCTCCCATCCGAGTTGGCGAGTGGGCGATCAAGTCGTGGTTCTTTACGATCCCTTTGATCCGCAAAAGGCCATAATGGAAGACGGGCTGTGGATGTACTTCTTTCCCATTCTTATTGGTGGAATGGCCGCCTTGTTCTTTCTCATTGGCTGGGCCAATTTGTTCGCAAGGTCGAATCGGCGCAAAAGATCTCAGCCCCCAGGGGCTCACCGTCCCCGCCGAGCCGCCTAA
- a CDS encoding sodium:proton antiporter, translating into MATMIADGALLLALILMTGFVATRLARTFSLPHSVFLVLIGLICGGGLQYAGIVLPAAVNDSFADIILFILLPPLVFESAYNLDVDQLKHNIVSILALAIIGLIISTGLVGLGLHWAFGFELIPSLVFGALISATDPVAVVALFKEVGAPKRLLTLVEGESLFNDGTAIVLYRVLVAAAASPMLDSSILGAGALSFAIVSFGGIGVGIGLAVMTSGLLSFTRRSAAAQMGITVAASSIGFIVADHFLHVSGIFATLVIGVYLGHRARLEFNKEALHGMHSLWEFLSLCANSLVFLAVGFFVDFSILWKSLALVPATLVFVYGARCAAVPLVLWAAQKVRPSERTSFSFQTILMWGGLRGGLALALVMLLPETFPYKAEFLALTTAVVLSTLLLNALTITQVMAFFDLNRLQGIDQETYSHVLNMIHHPLFASLRRSAEGGVLSPLLVEQFEKKVLQTLDDTSKADTQQNFDYHQLLLFERQLYHQMLENREITKPAYRKLCQDVRRRLDSHKDIHNITIYKSSFLRPETRFVRLLAVTFPAWHRRIRFARLGMDLEILLFLIFGLESGLRHVAPASDVAHVGNKWLEKSRSQLRDLYLHYPMWANGIQNHFMIRVIAAGTHHQLEGLKEAEVISESIYSQAEEALQQAHQLWMRQAKQTFSLHLHHFLMGVRLFRERKQSELESLEQYVSQGYWPAGRTLHREDIHSAAAIVIAEGKVHLAGPFLNKDQTTLELGPRDTLLRIDSTHSSSEWLLIEKNGERYFRSTENMEIIVDFNTETVEVPLEKSQVDPSQLMPVA; encoded by the coding sequence TTGGCGACCATGATTGCTGATGGCGCACTGCTTTTAGCCCTCATTCTCATGACAGGTTTTGTGGCCACAAGGCTGGCCAGAACCTTTTCGCTACCGCATTCAGTGTTTTTGGTCCTGATTGGTTTGATATGTGGTGGTGGTCTCCAGTATGCAGGCATTGTTCTGCCTGCTGCCGTCAATGACTCCTTTGCCGACATCATCCTCTTTATCCTCCTTCCTCCGTTAGTGTTTGAGTCCGCCTACAATCTGGATGTGGATCAACTCAAGCACAACATTGTTTCGATACTGGCCTTGGCCATTATTGGTCTGATCATTTCCACGGGTCTAGTGGGATTGGGATTGCATTGGGCCTTTGGCTTTGAACTCATTCCCTCGTTGGTTTTTGGGGCACTCATTTCAGCAACTGACCCGGTCGCCGTGGTGGCACTATTTAAGGAAGTGGGAGCTCCTAAGCGGCTACTCACTTTAGTTGAAGGCGAGTCCTTGTTTAATGATGGGACGGCCATCGTTCTTTACCGAGTCTTAGTTGCGGCAGCGGCATCGCCAATGCTTGACAGTTCAATTCTTGGCGCAGGAGCCTTGAGCTTCGCCATTGTTTCTTTTGGTGGGATCGGCGTGGGAATTGGACTGGCAGTGATGACTTCTGGACTGCTAAGCTTCACCCGGAGATCTGCCGCGGCACAAATGGGCATCACTGTTGCAGCCTCGTCGATTGGCTTTATTGTCGCCGATCACTTTCTTCACGTCAGCGGTATCTTTGCGACGTTGGTCATCGGTGTTTATCTGGGCCACCGGGCAAGGTTGGAATTTAACAAAGAGGCTCTTCACGGTATGCACAGCTTGTGGGAGTTTCTCTCCCTCTGCGCCAACTCCTTGGTTTTTCTTGCCGTCGGCTTTTTTGTCGACTTTTCCATTCTATGGAAAAGTCTGGCACTGGTCCCCGCCACACTGGTTTTTGTCTACGGCGCTCGATGTGCGGCTGTGCCCCTTGTCCTATGGGCCGCTCAAAAGGTACGTCCAAGCGAAAGAACATCTTTCTCCTTTCAGACAATACTCATGTGGGGAGGCCTGCGTGGGGGATTGGCATTGGCCTTGGTCATGCTCCTCCCAGAGACCTTTCCCTACAAAGCGGAGTTTCTGGCGCTCACCACCGCCGTGGTGCTTTCTACACTTCTGCTCAATGCACTCACCATCACTCAAGTAATGGCCTTTTTCGATCTGAATCGCCTACAGGGCATTGATCAGGAGACCTATAGTCATGTCCTAAACATGATTCACCACCCTTTGTTTGCCTCATTAAGGCGATCCGCCGAAGGTGGTGTACTTTCACCCTTGTTGGTGGAGCAATTCGAAAAAAAGGTTTTGCAGACTTTGGACGACACCTCAAAGGCCGACACTCAACAGAACTTCGATTACCATCAGCTTTTATTGTTCGAACGTCAACTTTACCACCAAATGTTGGAAAATCGGGAGATTACCAAGCCGGCCTATCGCAAACTTTGCCAAGATGTTCGCCGCCGACTGGATTCCCATAAGGATATCCATAATATCACCATCTACAAATCGTCCTTTCTTCGGCCAGAGACGAGATTTGTCCGTCTTCTCGCCGTCACCTTTCCTGCCTGGCACCGGAGAATTCGATTTGCCCGATTGGGAATGGATTTGGAGATCTTGTTGTTTCTAATCTTTGGATTGGAGTCAGGACTCAGACATGTTGCCCCTGCCTCGGATGTGGCCCATGTTGGGAACAAGTGGCTTGAAAAATCTCGAAGCCAGCTTCGTGATCTCTACCTTCATTATCCCATGTGGGCCAATGGTATCCAAAACCATTTCATGATCCGAGTGATCGCCGCCGGAACCCACCACCAACTGGAGGGGCTTAAAGAGGCTGAGGTCATCTCTGAGAGCATATATTCGCAGGCAGAGGAGGCTCTTCAGCAGGCCCACCAGCTCTGGATGCGACAGGCAAAACAGACGTTCAGCCTACACCTACACCACTTCTTGATGGGCGTCCGGCTATTCCGCGAACGAAAACAATCAGAACTGGAATCCTTGGAACAGTATGTAAGTCAAGGATACTGGCCAGCTGGGCGAACACTTCATCGCGAGGATATCCACTCCGCTGCCGCCATTGTCATTGCTGAAGGCAAGGTCCACCTTGCGGGCCCCTTCCTAAACAAGGATCAAACCACACTTGAGCTGGGCCCACGCGATACCTTGTTACGAATTGACTCTACTCACTCATCTAGTGAGTGGCTTTTGATTGAAAAAAACGGGGAACGGTATTTCCGCTCAACCGAAAACATGGAGATTATCGTCGATTTCAACACCGAAACAGTGGAAGTACCACTTGAAAAGAGTCAGGTAGACCCAAGCCAACTCATGCCCGTCGCCTAG
- the arsC gene encoding arsenate reductase (glutaredoxin) (This arsenate reductase requires both glutathione and glutaredoxin to convert arsenate to arsenite, after which the efflux transporter formed by ArsA and ArsB can extrude the arsenite from the cell, providing resistance.): MSKIKIYHNPRCSKSRETLALLQDKGQQPEVIEYLKDAPTAGDLLEIIDILEGEPASLVRTKEDRYRELKFDLTSKETIAENLAQHPELIERPIVIYKGRAVLGRPPEKVLDLFS, encoded by the coding sequence ATGTCTAAAATAAAGATCTATCATAATCCCAGATGTTCCAAGAGCCGAGAGACTTTGGCTCTGCTGCAGGACAAGGGTCAACAGCCAGAGGTCATCGAGTACCTAAAGGATGCGCCCACTGCAGGCGATTTGCTTGAAATCATCGACATCCTTGAGGGCGAGCCGGCCTCCTTGGTACGAACCAAGGAAGACAGGTATCGGGAGCTCAAGTTTGATCTGACCAGCAAAGAGACCATCGCTGAAAATCTCGCTCAACACCCAGAGCTCATCGAGCGCCCTATTGTGATCTACAAGGGGAGAGCCGTGTTGGGGAGGCCGCCAGAGAAGGTTCTGGATCTGTTTTCATGA
- a CDS encoding IS30 family transposase yields the protein MKKFKRISLEEREEISRLLSKGLGVRDIAQELSRAPSSISRELRRFKEQINYRAVWADKEAQRASRSRRLGKRKILKNQRLLRVIRAKLKLYWSPEQIAQHLESRYEDESMQVSKETIYSYIYILPRGELRAELTRCLRQAHKKRRTRGRSAKGQVSNLEDMISIEERPSEVADRSIPGHWEGDIIIGGQREQTALGTMVERTTRTTILVPLKSKKAEDVRRAFAKEIKKLPKELRLTLTYDQGREMAQHKLFTKETQMKVYFAHPQSPWERGTNENTNGLIRQFFPKGTNFTNITRKEIKRVQRLLNDRPRKTLGWRTPREAMAELLR from the coding sequence GTGAAAAAATTCAAACGAATCTCGCTAGAAGAGAGAGAAGAAATCAGTCGTTTATTGTCGAAAGGCCTGGGGGTTCGAGATATTGCTCAAGAGCTTTCCCGTGCTCCAAGCAGCATTAGCCGAGAGCTCAGGCGCTTCAAGGAGCAGATCAATTACCGGGCAGTTTGGGCAGATAAAGAGGCTCAGCGAGCCTCACGCAGCCGCCGTTTAGGCAAGCGCAAGATATTGAAAAATCAGCGTTTGTTAAGGGTCATTCGGGCTAAGCTCAAGCTTTACTGGTCTCCCGAACAGATTGCCCAGCACTTAGAATCCCGGTATGAGGATGAATCCATGCAGGTCTCCAAAGAAACGATCTATTCCTACATCTACATTCTTCCTCGGGGAGAACTTCGTGCTGAACTGACTAGGTGTCTTAGGCAGGCCCACAAAAAGCGTCGGACCCGAGGGCGAAGCGCGAAAGGGCAAGTATCCAATCTTGAGGACATGATATCAATCGAGGAAAGGCCGTCAGAGGTTGCTGATCGCTCCATACCGGGACACTGGGAGGGAGACATAATCATTGGCGGGCAAAGGGAGCAAACAGCCCTGGGAACTATGGTAGAGCGCACCACGAGAACCACTATCCTTGTCCCCCTGAAAAGCAAGAAAGCCGAGGATGTCAGAAGAGCATTTGCGAAGGAGATCAAGAAGTTACCAAAGGAGCTTCGGCTAACCCTGACATATGATCAAGGACGAGAAATGGCTCAGCATAAACTCTTCACTAAAGAAACCCAAATGAAGGTGTATTTTGCCCACCCACAAAGTCCTTGGGAACGAGGAACTAACGAGAACACTAACGGTTTGATCCGGCAGTTCTTCCCCAAAGGAACTAACTTTACCAACATTACTCGCAAGGAGATCAAACGAGTCCAACGGCTACTCAATGATAGGCCCAGGAAAACCCTGGGGTGGAGAACACCACGCGAAGCTATGGCGGAACTGTTGCGTTAA